The Triticum dicoccoides isolate Atlit2015 ecotype Zavitan chromosome 6A, WEW_v2.0, whole genome shotgun sequence genome has a window encoding:
- the LOC119315387 gene encoding NPL4-like protein: protein MILRIRSRDGTDRITVPDAAAATVGDLQRLIEARATVPVAAQRLSLDPALLLPAPQPPLLSDPAAPLASLPLANGSFVYLSYPPGARSAQPPAPRALTAAGSFGKKMTMDDLIARQIRVTRQEAPFCSAASFDRDSANAFQLHVSESLAFAVKRAGFLYGRVDAETKEVLVDFIYEPPQQGSSDVVHLMRDADEEARVDAIADGLGMRRVGFVFTQAVGRKASETGEYTLSNSEVVQAAQLQAEGGIPEWVTAVVKLEVGEDGSADVHFEAFQMSEVCVKLFKDGVLETEIQDSDDPRLSKMRKEVIAGGKDTMEVDNDFFLVPVKISDHQGPLSMGFPIENRGIPLPANALRSHMDRAKHLPFVKRISDFHLLLQIAAFLDVKADVPTLAACVGHQAEVPEGYRLLIDALAGQT from the coding sequence ATGATCCTCCGCATCCGCAGCCGCGACGGCACTGACCGCATCACGGTGCCGGACGCGGCCGCCGCCACCGTCGGCGACCTGCAGCGCCTCATCGAGGCGCGCGCCACCGTGCCCGTCGCCGCCCAGCGCCTCTCCCTCGACCCGGCGCTGCTCCTCCCCGCCCCGCAGCCGCCGCTCCTCTCCGACCCGGCCGCGCCGCTCGCCTCCCTGCCCCTCGCCAACGGCTCCTTCGTCTACCTCTCGTACCCGCCCGGCGCGCGCTCCGCCCAGCCGCCGGCGCCCCGGGCCCTCACCGCCGCCGGCTCCTTCGGCAAGAAGATGACCATGGACGACCTCATCGCGCGCCAGATCCGGGTCACCCGCCAGGAGGCGCCCTTCTGCTCCGCGGCCTCCTTCGACCGCGACTCGGCCAACGCCTTCCAGCTCCACGTCTCCGAGTCGCTCGCCTTCGCCGTCAAGCGCGCGGGCTTCCTCTACGGCCGCGTCGACGCCGAGACCAAGGAGGTGCTGGTCGACTTCATCTACGAGCCGCCGCAGCAGGGGTCCTCGGACGTGGTCCACCTGATGCGGGACGCCGACGAGGAGGCCCGCGTCGACGCCATCGCCGACGGGCTCGGCATGCGCCGGGTAGGGTTCGTCTTCACACAGGCAGTAGGGAGGAAGGCCAGCGAGACGGGCGAGTACACCCTGTCCAACAGCGAGGTGGTCCAGGCCGCCCAGCTGCAGGCAGAGGGCGGGATCCCGGAGTGGGTCACCGCCGTGGTGAAGCTGGAGGTGGGGGAGGATGGCTCGGCGGACGTGCACTTCGAGGCGTTCCAGATGAGCGAGGTCTGCGTCAAGCTGTTCAAGGACGGCGTGCTGGAGACGGAGATCCAGGACTCCGACGACCCCCGCCTGTCCAAGATGCGCAAGGAGGTGATTGCAGGAGGGAAAGACACCATGGAGGTGGACAACGACTTCTTCCTGGTGCCCGTGAAGATCTCCGATCACCAGGGCCCGCTCTCAATGGGATTTCCGATTGAAAACCGTGGAATTCCTCTACCGGCGAACGCTCTCAGGAGCCACATGGATCGTGCAAAGCATCTCCCGTTCGTCAAGCGGATCTCTGATTTCCACCTGCTTCTCCAGATCGCTGCTTTCCTGGATGTCAAGGCCGACGTTCCTACTCTGGCTGCGTGCGTGGGACACCAGGCAGAGGTGCCAGAGGGCTACCGGCTCCTGATCGACGCCTTGGCAGGTCAAACATAA